The following proteins come from a genomic window of Phacochoerus africanus isolate WHEZ1 chromosome 9, ROS_Pafr_v1, whole genome shotgun sequence:
- the CDCA4 gene encoding cell division cycle-associated protein 4 isoform X2 — translation MAFPVLYRRASWLIHSACRSLHLLTPTSPSSPRPPPPPPWPLLASSPGLSVSALEDAMFARGLKRKYAEAQEAQEAAAVPAYGLQRQSLLDMSLVKLQLCHMLVEPNLCRSVLIANTVRQIQEEMSQDGSWRGAAAPQAAGRAPLERLVSTELLCRSGATASELCARPTAPEPRGPRSGGDEGADPRGDGGRVPTSLDQILETLERRSPGSGDELFAAVDGSYYDLDAVLTGAAAHEGLEALSPAAAAPPGCKSDLGERDHVVEILVEA, via the exons ATggcgttccctgtgctgtaccgcaGGGCCTCCTGGCTGATCCATTCTGCGTGTcggagtttgcatctactgacccccacctccccgtccagcccccgccccccgcccccgcccccttggccACTGCTGGCCAGTTCTCCAGGTCTGTCCGTCTCTGCTCTGGAG GACGCGATGTTTGCCCGGGGGCTGAAGAGGAAGTACGCCGAGGCCCAGGAGGCCCAGGAGGCCGCGGCCGTGCCCGCCTACGGCCTGCAGCGGCAGTCGCTCCTGGACATGTCGCTGGTCAAGCTCCAGCTCTGCCACATGCTGGTGGAGCCCAACCTGTGCCGCTCCGTCCTCATCGCCAACACGGTCCGGCAGATCCAGGAGGAGATGAGCCAGGACGGGAGCTGGCGCGGGGCGGCGGCACCGCAGGCCGCGGGGCGGGCGCCACTCGAGCGCCTGGTCTCCACGGAGCTCCTGTGCCGCTCGGGGGCCACGGCCTCTGAGCTCTGCGCCCGCCCGACAGCTCCGGAGCCGAGGGGCCCGAGGAGCGGCGGGGACGAGGGCGCCGACCCGCGCGGAGACGGAGGGCGCGTTCCGACGTCGCTGGATCAGATATTGGAAACTCTGGAGCGCAGGAGCCCCGGCTCCGGGGACGAGCTCTTTGCGGCCGTGGACGGCTCCTACTACGACCTGGACGCCGTGCTGACGGGCGCGGCGGCCCACGAGGGCCTGGAGGCCTTGAGCCCTGCGGCCGCCGCCCCTCCCGGCTGCAAGTCGGACCTGGGCGAGCGGGACCACGTGGTGGAGATCCTGGTGGAGGCCTGA
- the CLBA1 gene encoding LOW QUALITY PROTEIN: uncharacterized protein CLBA1 (The sequence of the model RefSeq protein was modified relative to this genomic sequence to represent the inferred CDS: deleted 1 base in 1 codon) codes for MSPEHLPNAFMRAGGTNMQGQRELGGAPGQMPPLRRFPSDLTEQAGGVSLCPVSKDSDASEAPGKQSGGAADLIAQAASSPRVSGHHEGLSTCALSGPEPGEHPGAWGEFEGFQESSARSEQFSRSFELPERPTEPQLPRTASAHRERGSPQPRQGGPAWTEATAIAPAEPILSYENIFRSAFQEVPAQQATEDVSALDHFLETSDEEEPGLTPLHELCSESRKVWGALQSAACTATSRCLWGPSRCQESLLLVLGVDAAQGRAQGQPDLAEPAEPSARGFCLRRCRALIQTKLAGTLGSRQGGLVTYSLFLKTPFWGAGQHMRIPRKTLTPRHLEMALCSRDVC; via the exons ATGTCTCCTGAGCATCTGCCCAATGCGTTTATGCGGGCC GGTGGCACCAACATGCAAGGCCAGCGGGAGCTGGGGGGAGCGCCTGGCCAGATGCCTCCTCTCCGCAGGTTTCCAAGTGACCTCACAGAGCAAGCAGGTGGGGTTTCTCTCTGCCCGGTTTCTAAAGACAGTGATGCCAGCGAGGCACCTGGGAAGCAGAGCGGTGGTGCTGCAGACCTCATCGCCCAGGCAGCCTCCTCACCCAGGGTTTCTGGGCACCACGAGGGCTTGTCTACCTGCGCCCTTAGTGGCCCAGAGCCAGGGGAACACCCCGGTGCCTGGGGGGAGTTTGAAGGCTTTCAGGAATCCTCAGCCAGGTCTGAACAATTCTCTCGGTCCTTTGAACTCCCGGAGAGGCCCACAGAACCTCAGCTTCCAAGGACCGCTTCTGCCCACAGAGAGCGTGGTTCCCCCCAGCCTCGCCAGGGTGGCCCTGCGTGGACAGAAGCCACCGCCATCGCACCTGCTGAG cccaTTCTCAGCTATGAGAACATTTTTAGGTCTGCTTTTCAAGAAGTACCAGCCCAACAGGCAACGGAGGACGTTTCTGCCTTAGACCATTTCTTAGAAACAAGTGATGAAGAAGAACCTGGCCTCACACCtctgcatgagctgtg TTCTGAATCCAGAAAAGTCTGGGGAGCTCTCCAGAGCGCCGCGTGCACGGCGACTTCCCGATGCCTCTGGGGCCCGTCCCGCTGCCAGGAAAGCCTCCTCCTCGTGCTGGGGGTGGACGCCGCTCAG GGCCGCGCTCAGGGACAGCCTGACCTGGCGGAGCCCGCGGAGCCGAGCGCGCGCGGCTTCTGCCTGCGCCGCTGCAGGGCCCTGATCCAGACCAAG CTCGCAGGGACGCTGGGGAGCAGACAAGGTGGCCTGGTCACTTACAGCCTTTTCCTGAAGACGCCCTTCTGGGGCGCTGGGCAGCACATGAGGATTCCGAGGAAGACTCTCACGCCCCGTCACCTCGAAATGGCGCTGTGCAGTCGTGATGTCTGCTAA
- the CDCA4 gene encoding cell division cycle-associated protein 4 isoform X4, which produces MFARGLKRKYAEAQEAQEAAAVPAYGLQRQSLLDMSLVKLQLCHMLVEPNLCRSVLIANTVRQIQEEMSQDGSWRGAAAPQAAGRAPLERLVSTELLCRSGATASELCARPTAPEPRGPRSGGDEGADPRGDGGRVPTSLDQILETLERRSPGSGDELFAAVDGSYYDLDAVLTGAAAHEGLEALSPAAAAPPGCKSDLGERDHVVEILVEA; this is translated from the coding sequence ATGTTTGCCCGGGGGCTGAAGAGGAAGTACGCCGAGGCCCAGGAGGCCCAGGAGGCCGCGGCCGTGCCCGCCTACGGCCTGCAGCGGCAGTCGCTCCTGGACATGTCGCTGGTCAAGCTCCAGCTCTGCCACATGCTGGTGGAGCCCAACCTGTGCCGCTCCGTCCTCATCGCCAACACGGTCCGGCAGATCCAGGAGGAGATGAGCCAGGACGGGAGCTGGCGCGGGGCGGCGGCACCGCAGGCCGCGGGGCGGGCGCCACTCGAGCGCCTGGTCTCCACGGAGCTCCTGTGCCGCTCGGGGGCCACGGCCTCTGAGCTCTGCGCCCGCCCGACAGCTCCGGAGCCGAGGGGCCCGAGGAGCGGCGGGGACGAGGGCGCCGACCCGCGCGGAGACGGAGGGCGCGTTCCGACGTCGCTGGATCAGATATTGGAAACTCTGGAGCGCAGGAGCCCCGGCTCCGGGGACGAGCTCTTTGCGGCCGTGGACGGCTCCTACTACGACCTGGACGCCGTGCTGACGGGCGCGGCGGCCCACGAGGGCCTGGAGGCCTTGAGCCCTGCGGCCGCCGCCCCTCCCGGCTGCAAGTCGGACCTGGGCGAGCGGGACCACGTGGTGGAGATCCTGGTGGAGGCCTGA
- the CDCA4 gene encoding cell division cycle-associated protein 4 isoform X1, with amino-acid sequence MVVYPGDGMAFPVLYRRASWLIHSACRSLHLLTPTSPSSPRPPPPPPWPLLASSPGLSVSALEDAMFARGLKRKYAEAQEAQEAAAVPAYGLQRQSLLDMSLVKLQLCHMLVEPNLCRSVLIANTVRQIQEEMSQDGSWRGAAAPQAAGRAPLERLVSTELLCRSGATASELCARPTAPEPRGPRSGGDEGADPRGDGGRVPTSLDQILETLERRSPGSGDELFAAVDGSYYDLDAVLTGAAAHEGLEALSPAAAAPPGCKSDLGERDHVVEILVEA; translated from the exons GTGGTTTATCCAGGAGATGGGATggcgttccctgtgctgtaccgcaGGGCCTCCTGGCTGATCCATTCTGCGTGTcggagtttgcatctactgacccccacctccccgtccagcccccgccccccgcccccgcccccttggccACTGCTGGCCAGTTCTCCAGGTCTGTCCGTCTCTGCTCTGGAG GACGCGATGTTTGCCCGGGGGCTGAAGAGGAAGTACGCCGAGGCCCAGGAGGCCCAGGAGGCCGCGGCCGTGCCCGCCTACGGCCTGCAGCGGCAGTCGCTCCTGGACATGTCGCTGGTCAAGCTCCAGCTCTGCCACATGCTGGTGGAGCCCAACCTGTGCCGCTCCGTCCTCATCGCCAACACGGTCCGGCAGATCCAGGAGGAGATGAGCCAGGACGGGAGCTGGCGCGGGGCGGCGGCACCGCAGGCCGCGGGGCGGGCGCCACTCGAGCGCCTGGTCTCCACGGAGCTCCTGTGCCGCTCGGGGGCCACGGCCTCTGAGCTCTGCGCCCGCCCGACAGCTCCGGAGCCGAGGGGCCCGAGGAGCGGCGGGGACGAGGGCGCCGACCCGCGCGGAGACGGAGGGCGCGTTCCGACGTCGCTGGATCAGATATTGGAAACTCTGGAGCGCAGGAGCCCCGGCTCCGGGGACGAGCTCTTTGCGGCCGTGGACGGCTCCTACTACGACCTGGACGCCGTGCTGACGGGCGCGGCGGCCCACGAGGGCCTGGAGGCCTTGAGCCCTGCGGCCGCCGCCCCTCCCGGCTGCAAGTCGGACCTGGGCGAGCGGGACCACGTGGTGGAGATCCTGGTGGAGGCCTGA
- the CDCA4 gene encoding cell division cycle-associated protein 4 isoform X3, giving the protein MDAMFARGLKRKYAEAQEAQEAAAVPAYGLQRQSLLDMSLVKLQLCHMLVEPNLCRSVLIANTVRQIQEEMSQDGSWRGAAAPQAAGRAPLERLVSTELLCRSGATASELCARPTAPEPRGPRSGGDEGADPRGDGGRVPTSLDQILETLERRSPGSGDELFAAVDGSYYDLDAVLTGAAAHEGLEALSPAAAAPPGCKSDLGERDHVVEILVEA; this is encoded by the coding sequence GACGCGATGTTTGCCCGGGGGCTGAAGAGGAAGTACGCCGAGGCCCAGGAGGCCCAGGAGGCCGCGGCCGTGCCCGCCTACGGCCTGCAGCGGCAGTCGCTCCTGGACATGTCGCTGGTCAAGCTCCAGCTCTGCCACATGCTGGTGGAGCCCAACCTGTGCCGCTCCGTCCTCATCGCCAACACGGTCCGGCAGATCCAGGAGGAGATGAGCCAGGACGGGAGCTGGCGCGGGGCGGCGGCACCGCAGGCCGCGGGGCGGGCGCCACTCGAGCGCCTGGTCTCCACGGAGCTCCTGTGCCGCTCGGGGGCCACGGCCTCTGAGCTCTGCGCCCGCCCGACAGCTCCGGAGCCGAGGGGCCCGAGGAGCGGCGGGGACGAGGGCGCCGACCCGCGCGGAGACGGAGGGCGCGTTCCGACGTCGCTGGATCAGATATTGGAAACTCTGGAGCGCAGGAGCCCCGGCTCCGGGGACGAGCTCTTTGCGGCCGTGGACGGCTCCTACTACGACCTGGACGCCGTGCTGACGGGCGCGGCGGCCCACGAGGGCCTGGAGGCCTTGAGCCCTGCGGCCGCCGCCCCTCCCGGCTGCAAGTCGGACCTGGGCGAGCGGGACCACGTGGTGGAGATCCTGGTGGAGGCCTGA